The window ATTAATAGTTTTTTAAATAAAAATAGTGATAATTTATCTTTAGCAAGTCAACAAGTCCATTCATTAGTTAAGCCCGTTAAATTTAAAAATATTCTTAATTTACAAAAAAACTACTAAATATAACTTATCTTCATTAAAATATTTTAATAATTATTAACTAATTCTTTGAAAATTAAATAAATATTATACTTGTCAAGAATATTACACTTTGCAAAGAAAAGATAAAAGACAATGGTAAAATTTCTTTCGCACAACCAAATACAAAATCTTTTAAAAAATAAACTAACTATATCCAAAACTATTTTTCAAAATTATGATATTAACAATTTTGATTATCTGCAAATGTTAACTAACTATGTTAGTGATCAACAAGCTAATAAATTTAATCCTTTGGATTTAAATTTAACAATTAATTCCCAAAATAAATTAGTTACTAAAATTAAAAATTATTTAACAACAAATAACTTTTATCAACAAAACTAGTTAAATGAAAAAAGAATGTCACAATGTGGCCAAGCTGCCTACTTAGTGTACCAGTATAATGACAATTTACAATTTAAAACTGTCAAAGTTATTAGTAGTGATCAAAATATCATTAACCACATTAGACTATGAACAAAATAACTGACCAAAGTTTCTCTGAAACTGAAACTTTAAAAATTAGTTATTTACCAATTATTATTTTTAAAAACACTTCATCTGTAACTAAAGATTGCGGATACCAAATTGAAAAAATTAAAACATTAGATTTAATTTATGAACAAATTATTTTAGGAACAATTTTAAGTAGTACCAAGTTCTTCTTAAATACTAATGATATTATTGGAAATAACCAAGAACAAGTTAATAATATGATTCATAAATTTATTAAAAATAATATCTTGGTAATGGAAAATGACCCTGATCATAATCCTGACTCAATCAGTGCTATTATGGGAACTTTTAACCCCGAACCGTTGACTAATTTATATTTAAAAACGTGGAACCATTTATTAACTAACTCTAATTTAGAATTATCCGAAGAAAAAACAATTAAAGATAATACCATCACTATTGCTAATAATGGTTTAGTAAATTTAACTAACCAAACCAAATTAACATTACGTGAGCAATCCTTAGCAGCCTTCATTAGTTTATTATTAACTTTTGATAAAGATATCCTAAAAGCAAAAACATTTGCTCTTAAAGATAACGCCGATAGTCTAAAAATCTTGGTGCAATTAAAAATTAATCCGTTTGGTTCATCACCATTATCTTAAGAACTTTATCAATGAAAAATATTAACGATAAAATAAAAAGAACCACTCGGAAAAGATTTTTATATTGACCAAATCCCATTAGACTTTGCTAACCTTGCAGAAAGTAAAAGTGATGCTGACTTATCATTAATTTATGGTTCGGACCGTAAACATAAATTATATATTTATTCTTTGAAACGACTATTTAATGATAGTGAAAAACTAACCTTAGAATTTGGTCCTAATATTGTTCAAATTAGATTTATTAACCCAGATGATGTTATTGTTACTGATGCTTATGAAATTAATGACTTTCAAATTGATTTAAAAGTAATCCCAATTAACAACCCCCAAAAACAAGCAACTAAATATAGTGAAATTGATACTAAAGTAATGGTGCTACAATTACCAAACTAGCTAATTTAACCTTGTTAAAAGATTCCAAAACAATTGATGGAAATGCAGTTTAAAATCCAAAAACCATTACCTAGTGATACTGAAATCACCGGGATTAAAATTAAAGATCCCAAAGCAATTAAATGGGGAAATATTAAATGTTGAGGAAAGATTGAAAATGAATATTGCTATCCACAATTATTCATAAAAAATTCCCAAATGTTTCCGTTATTTTCTTTACCAATTGAAACAACACCAAACATTAGAATTTTTGAATATTGATTAGGAAAAAGTTTTTTACCATGAAATTTGGCTAAAGAATACATTAAGCAAAAAGACATTTTATCTTTAGTAAGTGTCAGCAATAAACCACCAGCGCCAACTAAACAAACTTTTAAAAATTCTAGATTAGCTCTAGGAAAAATAAATCTTAAAGATACCCGTGCTGCAGAGGGAATGACTGTTCCAATACCAACTTGACCAGAAGGTAATGCTCTTAAAATTTAAGACAATAAATATGAACCAACAGCATGGTGAACTAAAACTGAAAAAAAGTTAACTGAGATTATATTCAATGATTTTCAACACCTGGTAGTTCCGAGTATGACGATGTTATTTTAGAATTTGCAGAAGGACCCATTAGTGGGAACCTCCAAGATGTTTTAAAAGATTTTTTAACTTATAAATATAATTATGATCGCAAATTTCCTAATGTATCATTTGAAGGCTACGGAAATCCTGATAATGAATCTGCTAGACTAAAACAAAAATTTGAAGGTCAAAAACCTGAAAATGTAATTGATGGATTACTTGAAGAATGAAAAATTAATAATCCCAGTTATGTGAATACTGAGGTTGTTACCAGATTTAAACAAATCATTTATATATTGTCAAATTATACATATAGTAAATTAGCAATTAATAAAGGGTATAATGATGACATCAAAATCGTGTCTTCTTATTATTTTGAATTGATTTCAAAACCTACAGAAGTTGAAAAAGGATATTAAGAATTTAAAGAGGTTATTGTTAAACTAAAATTGTCATATTTTGATTTTTCTGATCCAAATAATATTTCGGTAATTAACAATGACTTTTCTGGAAATCAAATGTTTAAATTAGATCTCAGCTATTTTAATTGGTTACCTTTAACTAATGAATTAGAGGCAAATGATATTCCATCTTTAATACCCGGAGATATTAATTTATCATCAGCAGAATAAGGAAAATACTTAACTTATGTACTATTATCTAATAATAAAATTGAAAAATTATTAAATTTATTTTCTACTAAAGATAATAACTTTCATAATAAACTACAATGACTTGAAATTATAGAAGTTATTAAACCAACAGATATTGAAATTAGTTTTTCTAAAAAAATGCAAAAATTAAATGAAATAGAACTTTTATTGGAATTTTAAATTTAATTGCTATTATAATTGGAGGAATTTCATTATCAAAAATTAATGATTCCAAAGTAAATTAATATAACTCTTATAAAAATAGAGCAGAAGAAGTTAAATGATGTTGTTCTACTATTTGAGCAGATGATGGAGGAAAATATATGCGTCTAATATGCGCATATAAAAACCCGTCAGAAAGCATGTGACATAAATGAGACGGTAATTATCCTGACGGTTATTTTGAAAATTAAAAGTTACTTATATATTATATTAATATTTTTATTTAATTACATATTTTTAAATTTTAATTATGAAATAATTATTTTCCTATAATTTTACTAGAATATTTAGAAGGGAAGGAAATATTTATGAATAAGAAAATATTTTGAATAGGTTTCATAGTCATCATTTTAACAATAATAGCTATTATTTTATCAATTATTTCATTAGTAAAAATAATACATCCAAAGTCCAAAGTTATGCAACTTATGAGCAAAGTGATCATACAATAGTCTTTTGAAATAGTAAAATATGAGAACGTGATTTTTCGGGATTTTCTTTATTCTGTGCAGATAGTAAACATTATCCAGAAGATAAAAATGAAATGGCATGTATCCTGATAATTATTTTTATTAAATAAAAAATCTAATAATTATAATCATTTTTTATTAATATCCTCTAAAATTAAAGCGTTCACATATGAGTAAAAATTAGTATTCAAGTAAGGTATCCCCATAATTAAAATAAATACGGACATTTTTATTTTAAAATTAAGGAGATGAAAAGATGACTACTATTTTTAAGCGACTATTATGGAACAAGAGGATTCTGCAAGTACTAAATAACCAAAAACTTGCAGAATATTTCTTATAAAACTACCATTGTAAATTTATTGCTATGCATTGATGGACAGAAATACTTATTATAATACAATTATATGAACTAAATAATAAGATACAATTTCTTATTGATAATTTAACCAATCTTAAGGATAACAATGAATAAAACTAAGTTAAAATTATTAACTTTAAAACTTATTTATTATTTTTTAAATATTATCATGATTGGATTTCTAAAACTAGTTAATTCATTAGTCAACCAAATTAATAAATTACAAGCAAAAATTAAAACATCTGGTAATCTCTTAGATGATGGTATAGTAAATAATTCATTTTTTTAAATTATCATTAGTTTTTAATTGTTATTTAATTTCTTTTCGTAAATAATGTAGATAACTTTACATCATTTTTTTATTTTAAATTTTTATCCTAATCATTTAAAATATTACTATTTTAAAATTAAAGTGATCACATATGAACAAAACATCTTTATTATATATTAATATTTTTTAAATAAATACGGACAAATTTATTTAAAAAATAAGGAGATGAAAATACATGTCTATAATCAAACCTAAATTATGAGAAGAAGTGAGTTTAAAAGAATATAATGATTCTTATCGCTTGACTGATCCAATCACGGAAGTACCATTAAAAATACAATAAATTATATTATAATGTTGAAGAATGATTTACAACTTTTGCTATCCAAGCTCAAGATGTCATCAATGCTTATTTAAACTTTATTTTTTATAAATTTCCTTATCATACTTTTAAAGATCAAAGAATTAAAGAAATCATTCGAAAAATAATTTATATTATGTTTGAGCATTGATGCTTCAACAGAATTCTAATTGAATTTATTTGTTACTGCTAACAATACACCTAAAAATGGTAATAATTTTGAAACTAGTTCAAATAATTTCCTAAACTTACAAGGGCTACATTCGAGCTGGATGAAAATTTATGGAGAATTAACTTCTCTTAAAAAATTATTTGAAACGTATAATGAAAACCCAAACAAAATTGATTTATCCCAAATTGATTTAGAATTTTATTATACTAAGAGTGAAACAGATGAATTAATAAGCTTAGAAAAAAACAAACGAGAAAAAAATAGCGAAGAATTAAAAAAAATTATTTTAAATAAACAATTAAAGCTATATGATGATGTCCCAATAAAATATAGCGTAAAAAAACAGAAACTATTTTCCATGGTCCAGTGACTAACTTAGTTATTAAAGGTCCTGTAATTACAACTCATGATCAAGAGATTGAAACAGCTATTTTTGATATTTTTAATAAAATTGGTCATATTAATGGGGAAATTGCCCAACAAGGACAAACAAAAAACAGAAAATGAAATTTTAGAAATTAAAAGCAAATACTTTTCAATTAATAATAACCCCTTATATTTAAAATTAAAATCAAATAGTAATATTTCAACTAAAAAACTTATATAGTTGTTAATAAAGAATACACCCGACTATTATTTCGAAATCGCTTATCCCAAAAAAGTTTATATATCTTTTATATATCTTATAAAAATGAAAACTACTATAATAATGAAATTTTTATAATGAAATTTTTATTGAAACTGATAGAAAAATCAAAAATACAATTTTAGTTAATAATAGAATTACTACTTATATTCTTGACATAGGAGAATGAGACATTTATGAATTTCAAGGAAATGGAATTCCTATATAAAATTAAAACTAATTAGTTAAATCTTAAAAATGCTTCTATATATTTATAACAATGGACTCTCTATCACATTATGTAACAATACTAACAATGAGGCAATAAAACAAACTGTTACAATCGCAAACATAATAAAATATTTATTATTTTTAAAAGCCTCCCAGACGGATTGTTTTATGCGTTTGTTGTTCAAAAGCATTATGTTGGCGTTTTTTTTCCGGGGTTGGTATTCTAACTTTCAATATAAGATTCCGAAAACAATTGCTAGCACACCAAAAATAACAACTAAACTAATGGCAACTGGTAAGGATAATGTCCCAATATTAGTTAAGAAGCCAATCATCTTTAAACCAACCTTTCGTAATGTAAGCAAAATAAAAATAACACTATTTTATTTAATAGTGTTATTTTAAATGAAAATCAATTATTTTAAAACATCTCCGGTTGCTTTTTCTACTAAATTAATAACTTCTTGACTAGTTTCACAATTTAAAACTGTTTCTACTAATTTGGCCATTTCAGTAGTATCTAATTTACTAATAATACTACGAGCACGTAAAATACTTGTTGCTGACATTGAGAAGTAATCTAGTTTCATTCCCATTAAAATTGGAATGGCTAATGGTTCGCCTGCCATTTCTCCACACATTCCTACTCATTTGCCTTCTTTATGAGCACCATCAATAATACTTTTTAAGAGGCGAAGAATTGAGGGATTATAAGGTTGGTACAAATATGAAACAAATTGACTCATGCGATCAGCAGCCATTGTATATTGAATTAAATCATTAGTCCCAATTGAGAAGAAATCAGCATGTTTAGCAAATTGATCTGCTAAGACAGCGGCAGCCGGAACTTCCATCATCATTCCAATTTCGATATCATCTGCGACTTTATGCCCTTCTTTTAATAAATTAGCTTTTTCTTCTAAGGTAATTGCTTTTGCTTTTTTAAATTCATCAATAGTTGCAATCATTGGGAACATAATTCCTAATTTTCCAAAGGCACTTGCTCTTAATAACGCTCTTAACTGGGTGCGGAAAACATCTTCACGATCTAAACATAAACGGATGGCGCGATATCCTAAGAACGGATTCATTTCTTCTGGGAATTTAAAATATGATAATTTTTTGTCTCCCCCAATATCTAATGTTCTAATAATAACCGGGCGACCTTGCATTCCTTCCAAGGCTGCTTTATAAGCAACAAATTGTTCATCTTCAGTTGGGAAGTAATCATTATCCATGTATAAAAATTCACTTCGGAATAAACCAACTCCTTCACCGCCATTGTCTAATACTCCTTGGACATCTTTTGGTGAACCAATATTTCCTTCTATAGTAAAGCATTTAAAGCCATCTTTAGAAACTGTTGGTTTATCTTTAAAGGTTAATAATTCTTGTTGTTTTTTAATGAAAGCAGCTTTTTTATCAGTTCATTCTTTAATTTCATTAGCTTCTGGTTTTAGAATAACTTCCCCGGTTGTTCCATCAATAATAATGTAATCACCATGGTGAGCTAAGGTTGTAATATTTTTTAGTCCTAACACGGCAGGAATTTCTAAACTACGACCCATAATAGCGGCATGACTAGTTCGCCCACCCATATCGCAAGCAAATCCTTTAGCATATTGCGGGTTCAATTGGGCTGTTTGTGACGGAGTTAAGTCGTTAGCAACAATAATAACTTCTTCATTAATAGTTGCTAAATCCAACACTGGCACATCTAAAATATATTTAACTAACCGATTAGTAACATCTTTAATATCACTGACTCTTTCTTTAAAATAAGGGTCATCCATTTCCGAAAACATCTCAATATATTTTTTGGCCACACTATCAATGGCATAAGCAGCATTTAATTTCTCATTATTAATTATTCCTTTGGCTTCATCTAACATTACTGGGTCTTGTAAAATTTGACCATGAGCTTCAAAAATCGCCGCTTTTTCGGCGCCTAATTTTTCTAAGGCAATTTTTTGTAATTTTTCAATATCCCCTTTTGCTTTGCTAATCGCTTGGTCCAATAATTTAATTTCATCAGCAACATTATCAATTGTTGTCTTTTCAATATTTAATCGTGGTTCTTCTAATTTAAAAACTTTTGCAATCGCAATTCCATTACTAGAACCAATTCCTTTAATTTTATTTGACATCTTTATATCTCCTTTTTCTATCTGTCCAAACTATTTTAATTATATACCAATTAAAATATTGTGATAAGATAAAACAAAAAAAATATTAGATAATTAGTTATCTAATACATTCTTCATCATCTTTAAATTTTAATGATTTATTTATTAATTCCAAATCTTCTTCAAAAATTTTCATTTTTTCATTAATAAAATCACTATTTTCTTCACAGAATTGCTGAATTAATTTATTAATTTCTTCCATAACTTGGAGGAGATCTTACGCAATATTTTTATTAACTACTTGCGGGTTAAAATTTTCAAGATAGTGATTAGCGACTATTCCAAAGCGTGTTGTTAGATTAGCTAAAAGTAAATTTCTTTTTTCAAAACAAATTGCTGCATAATCAACAAATAAAGTTAAGAAAGACGAAAAGTTATTTGCTAAATTAGTTTTTAAATAATTTTTTAATGTTGTAAAACTAGTATTAAAAAAATCTTTATACTTTACAACTAAGCGATTGTCACTAAGCTGTTTATTATTAGCCAATGCTTTTGCAAAATCAAGGAACTTTGTTTTAAGTGGACCCTGAATTAAGTTTAATCTTGTTCCAATAACTGGTAAGATTTTAATTTTAATTAAATTTTTAATCTCTTCTAATTTAAAAATATCTAGAAAACTATTTTCACTTAATGATTCCTTAAATTGTTGTTCATATTCCTTTTGACCAATCAATTGTTGATTAGTTTCAAATGTGAATAAGAATAGCAACAAATCAGATTCTGTGAATTTAAAAATGTCTTCCTTAAAATTTAAAAAACAATTATTTACATAATAATCAAAACAAAAATTTAAAAAGTAAAGTAAAAAATCATCAAGTTTTTCTCGATTTCTAATAAAATGGCCTTGAAAAAAAATCATTATATTTTGCTTTGAATTGTCTTGCGTTGTCGTTGGTTTTAAACAACCAAAAATATGTCCTGGTATATGGTTTTTCCCTTTCTTTAGTTATTAAAAATAAAAAAATCTAAAAAATATTAAATTATTTTTTAGGTACTTTTCGCACTCATTATTTAATTAAAAGAATGTTTTTCAATAATACTATTAGTAATTGCAGCTAAATAAGTGTTGCATCCAATTACTGTAACAATCCCAATGGTAAACCCCGATACCACCCCACCGTTGAACCCATTAAACAAATATTGGGTAGTTTTAATAAGCTACTCTCAACATTATTACTATTATAGTATTTTTTTTAACTGATCAGTTATTACCAGTAATAGCGGCTTGGTTAACATATAAGTCTTCACTAACTAAAATTCGTAAATCTGAGGGAACAAAATCTCATGGTACAATATAAATTAAATTAATGATTGTGCTTTTTTGAATTAATTCAGGAATGTTAGTTTTGGTAATTTTCAAAATTTAATTGTTGGCGTTACGAATTACTTTGGTAAAACTAATAATTCCACTAATAATTAAGATTATACTAATTAAAATAAAATTGAGTCTACCAAAAAATATGGTGAAAGAACAGGGTTAGTAAAATAAACAATTAAATTACCAATAATAATTGCTCAAAAAATTAGTTTAAAAGGACCACAGAATGCTTTTAAAAATTCTCATCCTCATTGCATTTTATTGTTTGTTAAAATATTTTCCCCAAATTCAATTTTACGTTTCTGATATTCTTTTTTTATTAACCCAAAACTAGCTAATTCTAGTTTATTTAATAAGTTTGTTTGGTCTAATTTAGCGTATTCAATTAACTTTGTTTTATTTTCACTAAAAAACTTTTCTTTTAAATAATGATGATTTGGCAATTACAACATTACAAACAGTTTTCCCAAACCATAAAATTAAGCCAATTATGGCCCGTGAAATTCTGCTTGACGAGGGTAATATTCATTGCATTACCAAAAGCAACCAACAAGTAATAAATAAAAAGTTATCTTAAATATTAAGATAACTTTTTATTTTATAATTCAATTAAAACTTTGATTCCAGGACCCATTGTTGTTGTGACAGCAATGTTTTTAATATATGTTCCTTTAACAGCTGATGGTTTTGCTTTACGAATTGTATCAAAGATAACATCATAATTAGCTTTTAAGTCTTCTGCTTTAAATGATGCTTTTCCTAAGATTGCATGAATATTACCATTTTTATCAACACGATATTCAACTTTTCCTTTTTTAACTTCTTCAACGGCTTTTTTCACATCCGGAGTTATTGTTCCAGTTTTCGGGTTTGGCATTAAACCTTTTGGTCCTAGTAATTTCCCAATTTTTCCTAATTCTGCCATAATATCAGGAGTTGCAATAATAACATCAAATCCAAATCAATTTTCTTTTTGGATTTTTTCAATCATATCTTTTCCTCCAACAAAATCAGCTCCCGCTTCTTTTGCCTCAGTTTCTTTTGTATTTGTTAACACTAAGATTTTTTGAGTTTTTCCGGTTCCTTTTGGTAAAACAACAGCTCCTCTAATTTGTTGGTCAGCATGACGAGGATCAACATTTAAGTTAAAAGCAACTTCAACTGTTGAATCAAATTTTGTGGTTGTTGTTGTTTTTGCCAATTCAATTGCTTCTGAAATGGGATAAAATTTATTTTTATCAACTAATTTGACAACTTTATTATATTTTTTTCCAAATTTAGCCATTAGTTTTTACCTTTACCTTCCTTCGAAGATTCCATTCCTTCAATAACAATTCCCATATTCTTTGCAGTTCCGGCAATAATTCGCATTGCTGCTTCAACATCATTAGCATTTAAATCTGGTAATTTATATTCGGCAATTTTACGAACTTGATCAACACTAATTGTCGCCACTTTTTGTTCTTTTGCTTTTGGTGAACCTTTTTGAATATTAGCTGCTTTTTTTAATAAAATAGCAGCGGGAGTTGTTTTTAATTCAAATTTAAATGACTTGTCATCAAAAGCAGTAATAACAACTGGGACAATATCTCCCATACGGTCTTTGGTTGCTTCATTAAATTGTGTAGTAAATTGGGGCATATTAATCCCTAATGATGCTAACTCTGGCCCTGGTTTTGCTTGTCCAGCTGGAAATTCTAATTTAGCAATTCTAGTAATTTTTGCCACGAGCAATTCCTCCTTATATATATATTAATTCTCGCTGTGGTCCAAACGAAATAATCTTATTTCTACCACATTTAAGCACATTTTATTCAGTAATTTTACTTATCTAAAATAAGTGCCTATATAAATATAGCATAAATTATTTAAAAAACAATACAATTCTAGTTGCGATCTTAACTTTTAAAAAAATAGCTAAATAATTAGCTATTTTAAATAAATTATCTTAAAAAACTAGATACTTGTTTCATTATATAAAATGGTAAACGCCCCACCTTGTAATGTTCATGAAATTGGTAAATTTAACAATACATGTTTGGGGTTAGCAATGTCATCAACTGTAAGAGAGCAGAATCACCGTGATAATCTTCTTGCACAAATATTTACTATAACCATCTTCATAAGCTAATATATGCACTAAATCTTTTATATTGTAACCA is drawn from Spiroplasma mirum ATCC 29335 and contains these coding sequences:
- the ptsP gene encoding phosphoenolpyruvate--protein phosphotransferase yields the protein MSNKIKGIGSSNGIAIAKVFKLEEPRLNIEKTTIDNVADEIKLLDQAISKAKGDIEKLQKIALEKLGAEKAAIFEAHGQILQDPVMLDEAKGIINNEKLNAAYAIDSVAKKYIEMFSEMDDPYFKERVSDIKDVTNRLVKYILDVPVLDLATINEEVIIVANDLTPSQTAQLNPQYAKGFACDMGGRTSHAAIMGRSLEIPAVLGLKNITTLAHHGDYIIIDGTTGEVILKPEANEIKEWTDKKAAFIKKQQELLTFKDKPTVSKDGFKCFTIEGNIGSPKDVQGVLDNGGEGVGLFRSEFLYMDNDYFPTEDEQFVAYKAALEGMQGRPVIIRTLDIGGDKKLSYFKFPEEMNPFLGYRAIRLCLDREDVFRTQLRALLRASAFGKLGIMFPMIATIDEFKKAKAITLEEKANLLKEGHKVADDIEIGMMMEVPAAAVLADQFAKHADFFSIGTNDLIQYTMAADRMSQFVSYLYQPYNPSILRLLKSIIDGAHKEGKWVGMCGEMAGEPLAIPILMGMKLDYFSMSATSILRARSIISKLDTTEMAKLVETVLNCETSQEVINLVEKATGDVLK
- a CDS encoding cation-transporting P-type ATPase, whose protein sequence is MPNHHYLKEKFFSENKTKLIEYAKLDQTNLLNKLELASFGLIKKEYQKRKIEFGENILTNNKMQWGWEFLKAFCGPFKLIFWAIIIGNLIVYFTNPVLSPYFLVDSILF
- the rplA gene encoding 50S ribosomal protein L1; this encodes MAKFGKKYNKVVKLVDKNKFYPISEAIELAKTTTTTKFDSTVEVAFNLNVDPRHADQQIRGAVVLPKGTGKTQKILVLTNTKETEAKEAGADFVGGKDMIEKIQKENWFGFDVIIATPDIMAELGKIGKLLGPKGLMPNPKTGTITPDVKKAVEEVKKGKVEYRVDKNGNIHAILGKASFKAEDLKANYDVIFDTIRKAKPSAVKGTYIKNIAVTTTMGPGIKVLIEL
- the rplK gene encoding 50S ribosomal protein L11 yields the protein MAKITRIAKLEFPAGQAKPGPELASLGINMPQFTTQFNEATKDRMGDIVPVVITAFDDKSFKFELKTTPAAILLKKAANIQKGSPKAKEQKVATISVDQVRKIAEYKLPDLNANDVEAAMRIIAGTAKNMGIVIEGMESSKEGKGKN